A segment of the Paraburkholderia fungorum genome:
CGAAGGTCTTGACGGAGAACAGCCAGTCGCGAAGGGTGGGATAGACCATAAACCGTTACGCCGGATCGTCGGCGTCTTGCGGCGCCGCTTTGTCTGCGTCGCGTTGATTGTTTCGCGCTTTGGCGGCTCGTGTGATTTTGGCGGGGGATTTGCGTTCAGTGCGCTCCGTGCGCCGGTCATGCGTCTGACTGCGTGGCTGACGTGGCTCGCGTTCTACGCTGCCCGGATCGGCACGGCCAGTATCGGCACGGCCAGTCTCGGCATGGTCGGCGGGGTCTGCGGTGAACGCCGCCAGCACGCGCAGCGCCGCTTCGAGATCGCTACGCGACACGTCTTTCAAAGCTTGCGCGCGCAGCGTGACGAGTTCTTCTTCCATTTTCGCGGTGACGGCGCGGCCTTCGTCGGTCAGCGCCACGGTTTTCGCGCGACGGTCTTCGGGATCTTCGTCGCGACGCATCAGGCCGGCCGCGCACAACTGATCGAGCAGACGCACGAGCGACGGCCCCTCGATGCCGACGTGATCGGCCAGCGTGACCTGACGCACCGCCGAGCCGAGTCGGCTGGCGGTGAGCAGCGGGGTGGCGCACGCTTCTGACACATTGAAAGCCGCCAGCACGCCATGGCTCGTGCGCCGCCATTTTCTGGCAGCGACGACCAGGGTGCTGCTGACAGTCCGGCGCAGGGTATCGAGGTTCGGCATGGCCGGTATTGTATTTCCAAAAGATTCGTTAGCAAGCTATTGAATTGCAAATTTTTGTGTGACGGCGACGGGATGCGGCGGGAACGCAACAACGGCATTCAGATGGACAAGACGTCGCACGCATGACAAGCCGGCGGCCGCATGCGTATTGAATTACGCGACTTTGGGGATCGACGGGATTTGGAAGGCAGTGTGACTGCGGAATTTGACAGCGCGACGTGTGTCACGCGCGAAGTGATGAGCAACGCAAAGCTGGGCGCCGTCAATGATGCAACTAACTGTCAGTGACAGGCGCGCCCGCCTTTGCCCGCCAAAAACCCGCGGCCCAACACAAATCAGGCCGCCAGCCCCAACCGCACCGTACGCGCCAGATCGTCGAGCTGGAAAGGCTTGCGCAGAATCGTGCAGCGTTTCACTGCCAGGCCTGAAATGTCCACGTCGGCGTAACCGGTTGCCAGAATCACCGGCAGATCCTCACGCATCTTGCGCGCCTCGGCGATCACGTCGATGCCGTTCATCCCCGGCATCGCGAAGTCGACCATCAGCAGATCCGGCTTGTCGTCTTTCAGGCGGTTAAGGCCCGACTGGCCGTCCGCTGCCTCGGTCACCGTGTAGCCGAGCATTCTCAGCGACTCGACCAGCATTGCCCGCACCTCGCCGTCGTCCTCGACGACCAGCACGCGCTTTTCGCCGACCGCGTTCGCCTCGGCGTCGGACGCCGCTTCGGCTTGCGGCGCGACCGGTTCGCGCAACGGCAGCCAGATTTCGACAGTGGTGCCCGCGCCTTCCTCGCTGAAAAGGCGCGCGGTGCCGCCCGCCTGCCGCGCGATTCCGTAGACCTGGCTCAAACCGAGGCCCGTGCCCTTGCCGATCGGCTTGGTCGTGAAAAACGGGTCGAACACGCGCGACACTACGTCGGGCGGCACCCCCGTACCGGTGTCGGCGACTTCGAGCACGACGTACTGGCCGTCCGCAAGTGTCTGATCGGGCGCGGTGCGCTCCTTCACGCGGATGCCGAGCTGACCGCCGCCCGGCATCGCGTCGCGTGCGTTGATCGCCAGATTGAGGATCGCCAGTTCGAGCTGGTTGGCGTCGGCCTGGGTCCACATTTCGTCAGCGTCGAATTCGTTGGCGTAGCGAATGCTCGACCCCAGCGACACCGTGATGATGTCGCGCATGCCTTGCAGCAGCGCCACCACGTTGACCGCTTTCAGATCGAGATTGCTATTGCGCGAGAACGTCAGCAACTGGCCGGTAAGCTTCGCGCCGCGTTCGGTCGCGCGCTTGACGGTGGCGGCCATGCCGCGAATCCGCTCATCGCTGCTGACCCGCGCGATCAACTCCGAGTTGACCATGATCACGTTCAGCAGGTTGTTGAAGTCGTGCGCGATGCCGCCGGTGAGCTGCCCAAGCGCTTCCATCTTCTGCGACTGCACCAGCACCGCCTGCACCTTGGCGCGCTCGTGAATCTCCATCATCAGACGGTTGTTCGCGGATGCGAGTTCGTGCGTGCGTTCGGCAATACGGCTTTCGAGCGAATCGTTCAGCTGCACCAGCGCCTCTTGCGCCTCGATCCGCTCCGCGAGATGGCGGCGCGACTGGTACTGCCGCGCGCGCGCCCGCAGCGACGACGCCACCGCGCGCCGCAGCGTCTCCGAATTCAGCGGACGTTCGAGCACGACCACGTTGCCGAGCTGTTCGAGCACGTCGAGTCCGCTCGCCGAACGATGCCCGAGCCGCGACGCGGCGAGCAGGATGAACGGAAAATCGGACCATGCCGGCTGCTGCCTGAGCCACGCGAACAGACGCGACGCATGATTGCCCGCAAGCGCTTCCTCGGCGATCAGCGCGGCACCCGCACCGACGTCGAGCGCCTCGGAAAGCGCGTCGGCGTCGCGGCAGGTCACGCAGATCCGCGAGTCCTTTTGCAGCACTTCGGCAATCACATCGGCGTCGCGGCCGAACGGCGCCAGGATGAGGACGCGTTGCTCCATCGCCATTACTGCCGGACCGTTTCGATGACACGCTCCGTCGCGCCGAGCAGCGCGGTGCTGCCGCGATACGAAGGCAGTCCGGACAGCACGCCTTCGAAGTCGCGCAACGCTTCGCCGACCTCCACGCCCCGCACGCCCAGACGGAACTGGCGGATCGAGCGCTCGTGCGCATTGGCGCGGCTTTTCACGGCGGTGACGGCGGTCAGCACTTCGCCGTGGTGTTCGAAGTAGCGGAACAGCACGACCACGTCGCTGAGGTAACTGATGTCGATATCGTTCTGCACTTCGCCGATGATGCCGTGCTGCCCCAGCACGAGCATCGTGATCACGCCTTGCTGGTTCAGATAGCCGAGCAGTTCATGCATCTGCAGTAGCAGGTAGCGCTCGCCGGGCATCGCCTGCAGATAGGCGTTGAGACTGTCGATCGCGACGTAGCGCACGTTGTCTTTCTCAACCGCGGTGCGCACGTTGCTCGCAAACTCGCCCGGCGAAATCTCGGCGGGATCGATCTGGCGCAGCGTCAGCAAGCCGCTTTCGACGTGCGGCGCGAGCTGCATGCCGAGTGTCGAGCAGCGGATCATCAGTGTGGTGAGCGTTTCGTCGAACACGTAGTAAGCGCAGCGTTCGCCGCGTTCGAGCGCGGCGATCAGGCAGGACACCACGGTGGTCGTCTTGCCGACCCCCGACGGGCCGATCATCAGCGCGTTGGTGCCCGGAATCAGGCCGCCGCCAAGCAGCGCATCGAGTCCGTCGGTGCCGGTGCTGACGACTTGCGTGTCGAACTCGGCGTGATGCTCCGCCGCCACCAGGCGCGGATAGACATTGATGCCGCCCGTGTCGAGCGTGAAGTCGTGGTAGCCCTCGCGGAACTTGATGCCGCGCATCTTCGCGATGCGCGCGCGGCGCCGGTTGCCGCCGTAATCGTGGGCGATGTTGTCGAGGCTGATGACACCATGCGCGATGCTGTGCAACTGCACGTCGCCGGGCTCGGACGAGTTGTCGTCGAGCAGCAGGACCGTGCATTCGCGGGTCGCGAAATAGCGCTTGAGCGCGAGAATCTGCCGGCGATACCGCAACGGATTCTGCGACAGCAGCCGCAATTCCGACAGGCTGTCCAGCACGATCCGCGTGGGCTTGAGGTCGTCGACCTGCTTGATCACGTTGCGCACGGTCTCGCCGAGTTCGACCTCGGCCGGATGCAGCACGGTCTGCTCGTATTGCGGATCGAGGCCTTCGTCCGAAAGCAGTTCGAGAATCGTGAAGCGGCTGACGTCCCAGCCATGACTTTCGCCGACCGCGATCAACTCGGAGCGTGTCTCCGACAGCGTGATATAGAGGCCGCGCTGTCCTTCCTCGACACCTTTAAGTAAGAATTGCAACGCGAGGGTAGTTTTGCCGGTGCCGGGCGCCCCTTCCACGAGGTACATGCGACGAGGTGTCAGGCCCCCGCCCAGAATGTTATCGATCCCGTCGATTCCGGAGGAAAGGCGGCCGGTCGTACCAGCGGCAGGTTTGTTTGACATGGCGTAGCGGTCTGCGTCGTATTGGAATGGCGGGCGTTTGCCCGTCCGGTACGGCGAGATTGCAATTTACGTGCCATTCAATTGCGAACGCGCTCCTGAACTAACTGGATAAACCGCGTCGCCGCGCTGTTGTGCAGCGCTTCGGGGTAAGCGAGATGCAGCGGCGCGCTCAACCCGGACGGGTTGGTCAGCGTGCAATACACGGTGCCGAGCTGGTCGTAACGTTGCATCGACGCGGGCACCAGCGTCACGCCCATGCCCGTCGCGACGAGGTTGATACCCGACACCATGCGCGGCACCTCGCGCGCGACTCGCGGGACGAACCCCGCCTGCCGGCACGCGGCGAGGATATCCGCGTACATGCCTGGCGCGCCGGGGCGTCTCACGAGAATGAAATCTTCGTGCGCGAGCGCCTTCAGCGAAACTTGCGGCGGCTTCCTGCCGTCTTTCCCGCGGCCTTTGAGCAGCGGATGCCCGACCGGCAGCACGACGACCATCGGTTCGTCGAGCAACAGTTCGAACGCGACGCCCTCGCGCACATCGACCGGTTTGCGCAGAAACGCCGCCTGAATCTGGCCCGCCGCGAGGCGCTCGATAATCTCCGCCGCGTTGAGTTCGGCGAGTTCCACCGACACCTCGGGATACACGGCCCGGAACTCGCGGATCGTCTCGGTCGTGAACGGATGGAACGCAGCAGAACTGGTCAACCCGATAGAGATCGTGCCGAGCTCGCCGCGCGCGATCCGGCTGGCTTTGTCCACCGAGGCTTGAAGGTTTTGCAGCAGACGTTGTGCGTCGTCCGCGAATGCGTGGCCTGCCGGTGTGAGCGTCACGCCGCGCGGCATGCGGATAAACAGCTCGAAGCCGATCTCTTCTTCCAGCGCGCGGATCTGTTGCGAAAGCGGCGGCTGTTGCATCGACAGCCGTTCGGCGGCGCGCGTGAACTGGCCTTCTTCGGCGACCGTCAGAAAGTAGCGCAGATGGCGCAGTTCCATGGTGTTCCGTCTCCTTGCTGGCAGTGGCCGTCGTCCGTTTCGACGCGACTCAATGCCATATCTAATAAATATGGACAGTGCATAAAACAGGTATTTTACATTTGCCAGCGGCGCTCCTACGATCTCGTCCATCGCATCGATCCAGCCCTTCCAGGGGGGGCGCTGAGACATGCGAAGAACAAAACGAAATGGAGACGACCTCGGTGAAAAAACAATACGCAGCGGCCGCGCTGGCCATGGTGAGTTGTGCAGGCGCGCACGCGCAGTCGTCGGTGACGTTGTACGGCGTAATCGACACCAACCTCGAATTTCTCAACCATGCGGGCGCGGACGGCGGTTCGCTGGTGCGTCAGAATTCCGGCGGCCTGAGCAATTCGCGCTTCGGCTTCCGGGGCGACGAAGACCTCGGCGGCGGCAATCGCGCGTTCTTCATTCTCGAAGGGGGATTCAACGGCAACGACGGCACCAATGCGAGCGCCGGCGTGCTGTTCAACCGGACGGCGGCGGTCGGGTTGGCGAATGCGTACGGCGCGGTGTCGGCGGGTTTGCAGTACACGGCCATGTACGACACGCTGATCAAATACGATCCGATGGTGTTCGGCCAGCAATACACGTGGATGCCGAGCACCGGCCTGTCGGACAGCTTTTCGTTCAAGGCGCGGGTGAACAATTCGGTCAAGTACGTAGGCCACTTCGGCGGATTGACGGCGACCGGCGTCTACAGTTTCGGCGGCTCGGCGGATTCGTTTCAGAGCAGTGCCGCGTATGGCGGCGCGCTCGACTACAACATCGGCAGCTTCGCGGCGGCGCTCGCGTACGACTACCGCAACGGCGCGATCAATTCGAGCAACCTGTGGACCAAATCGCGCAACTGGAGCGCGTCGGCTCGCGAGCAGATCGGCGACGCGACGCTGATGGGCGGCTACGAGCACTATCTGTATAACCCGACTAAAGGCAAGTCGGTGTCGTCGGCATTGTGGTTTGGCGGCGTGCGTTATCTGGTCAAGCCGGAACTGCGCGTGACGTTGGCCGCTTACTACCAGAGCAACAAGGCGGACAACGTGTCGAACGCGCTGATGGGCGTGCTGGGCGCGGACTATATTCTGTCGAAACGAACCGACGTCTACGCGACCGTCGCCTACGCTGCGGCCACCCGTTATGCCGATGGTCAGTACACGCCGGTCGGCGTGACGAGCGACACCGCGTTCGGTCCGGATCAGACCGGCGTGACGCTCGGCATCCGGCATCGTTTCTAACTTTCGTTTCCATAAACGGATTCGGCGACGCGCTGCGTTTAACCCACTGCACGGTGATCAGGAGTCAGGCTGGATGATTATCAATTTCTCTCGATATCTCGCGCGACTGTGCGCGGCTGCTTCGGCGAGCAGCGCGATGCTGCTGTCGTTCGCGCAGCCTGCACTTGCGGTGCATGCGTACGAGCCGCATCTGAAGCCGGTGGCGACGATCGCGGACACGCGCTTCACGCTCGACACGCCGCAAGGGCACGCCGAATTTCCGTTGTATCTGTCGAAAGACTGGAGCGTCGCGCAGCCGCAGATCACGCGCGCGGTGATCGTGATTCACGGCAAGTTGCGCAATGCGGACGTGTATTTCCGCACCGCGCAGAAGGCCCGCGACGCGGCGCATGCGGACCCCGACGCGACGTTGCTGATCGCGCCGCAATTTCTCGCCACGCTCGATCTGCGCATTCACGACGAGCCCGCCGATCTGCTGCGCTGGAGCGGCAACGGCTGGATGGGCGGCGAAGCGGCGCAAGCGCCTGTGTCGATCAGTTCGTACGACGTGCTCGACGCGATCGTCACGCGTCTCGCCGATCGGAAGCTGTTCCCGAATCTGCGGCACGTCGTGTTCGCCGGACACTCGGGCGGCGCGCAGGTCGTGCAGCGCTACGCGGTCGCCGCACGCAACATCGCCGCGCTGACCGATGAGGGCATCGACGTGCGTTATGTGGTGGCGAGCCCGTCCACGTATGCGTATTTCGATGCGCAGCGGCCCAACGCGCAAGGCGTCGCCGCGCCGTTCGATGCAGCACAGTGCCCCGATTTCAATCAATGGAAATACGGCATGGACCAGCGGCCGCCTTATCTCGACGACCGCTCGCCTGCGCAACTCGAAGCGGCCTATGCCGCGCGCCGGATCGATTATCTGGTCGGCGGCGACGATGACGATCCGCAGCAAAGCGCGCTCGATAAAACCTGTGCCGCCGAGGCGCAAGGGCCGCAGCGCGTCGCGCGTGCCGAAGCGTATTACCGTTATATCCGCGCGCGTCATACGGATCATCTGCAACAGAGTTTTCATATCGTGCCGGGCGTCGGCCACAACGGCGCGCGGATGCTGACGTCGGTCTGCGCGCTCGCGGCGATGTTCGATACCCAAGGATGCGAGCCATGAGCGAAGCGACTTTCCATCGACGCGAAGGCGCAAGCTCCGCCAACGACCACACGCCAAACGCTTTGAGTCCGGCGATGGTGCGGCGCGCGATCTTCGCGTCAGTGCTCGGCAACGGGCTCGAGTGGTTCGACTTTCTGATCTACGGCTACTTCGCGAAGATCATCGCGCAGGTGTTCTTTCCTGGCGGCAACGGCTTCGTGTCGATCATGCTGACGCTGGCCACGTTCGCGGTCGGCTTCATCGTGCGGCCGATCGGCGGCATTCTGCTCGGCATTTACGCGGATCGCGCCGGGCGTCGCAAGGCACTCTCGCTGCTGATCATCTCGATGGCCGCCAGCACGCTGCTGATGGGCCTCACGCCCGGTTACGCGCACATCGGTATCGCGGCGCCGTTGCTGGTAGTGCTCGCGCGGCTGCTGCAAGGGCTGTCGGTCGGCGGACAGTTCGCGACCGCGTCGGCGATGCTGGTCGAGTACGCCCCGCCGCACAAGAAGATGTTCTATGGCAGCTTCAACATGTCGGCGCAGGCGTTTGCGTTGCTGCTGTCGTCGGGCGTCGGCTACCTGCTGACCACGCAATTGACGCATGAACAACTGGTGTCGTGGGGATGGCGTCTGCCGTTTCTGTTCGGCGCGCTGGCGGGGCCGTTCGGGTTTTATATCCGGCATCGCGTGGCGGAGTCGCCGGAATTCGAACGCCTGCGCGATAGCAAGGACAAGCCGCCGCGCGTCACCGTCCGGCAGTTTTTCCGCGACAACGGCGATGCGGCGATCTGCGCGATGGGCGTGATCATCGTCGGCGCGGCGACGAATTACGTGTGGCAC
Coding sequences within it:
- a CDS encoding MarR family winged helix-turn-helix transcriptional regulator yields the protein MPNLDTLRRTVSSTLVVAARKWRRTSHGVLAAFNVSEACATPLLTASRLGSAVRQVTLADHVGIEGPSLVRLLDQLCAAGLMRRDEDPEDRRAKTVALTDEGRAVTAKMEEELVTLRAQALKDVSRSDLEAALRVLAAFTADPADHAETGRADTGRADPGSVEREPRQPRSQTHDRRTERTERKSPAKITRAAKARNNQRDADKAAPQDADDPA
- a CDS encoding ATP-binding protein, with protein sequence MEQRVLILAPFGRDADVIAEVLQKDSRICVTCRDADALSEALDVGAGAALIAEEALAGNHASRLFAWLRQQPAWSDFPFILLAASRLGHRSASGLDVLEQLGNVVVLERPLNSETLRRAVASSLRARARQYQSRRHLAERIEAQEALVQLNDSLESRIAERTHELASANNRLMMEIHERAKVQAVLVQSQKMEALGQLTGGIAHDFNNLLNVIMVNSELIARVSSDERIRGMAATVKRATERGAKLTGQLLTFSRNSNLDLKAVNVVALLQGMRDIITVSLGSSIRYANEFDADEMWTQADANQLELAILNLAINARDAMPGGGQLGIRVKERTAPDQTLADGQYVVLEVADTGTGVPPDVVSRVFDPFFTTKPIGKGTGLGLSQVYGIARQAGGTARLFSEEGAGTTVEIWLPLREPVAPQAEAASDAEANAVGEKRVLVVEDDGEVRAMLVESLRMLGYTVTEAADGQSGLNRLKDDKPDLLMVDFAMPGMNGIDVIAEARKMREDLPVILATGYADVDISGLAVKRCTILRKPFQLDDLARTVRLGLAA
- a CDS encoding ATPase domain-containing protein, encoding MSNKPAAGTTGRLSSGIDGIDNILGGGLTPRRMYLVEGAPGTGKTTLALQFLLKGVEEGQRGLYITLSETRSELIAVGESHGWDVSRFTILELLSDEGLDPQYEQTVLHPAEVELGETVRNVIKQVDDLKPTRIVLDSLSELRLLSQNPLRYRRQILALKRYFATRECTVLLLDDNSSEPGDVQLHSIAHGVISLDNIAHDYGGNRRRARIAKMRGIKFREGYHDFTLDTGGINVYPRLVAAEHHAEFDTQVVSTGTDGLDALLGGGLIPGTNALMIGPSGVGKTTTVVSCLIAALERGERCAYYVFDETLTTLMIRCSTLGMQLAPHVESGLLTLRQIDPAEISPGEFASNVRTAVEKDNVRYVAIDSLNAYLQAMPGERYLLLQMHELLGYLNQQGVITMLVLGQHGIIGEVQNDIDISYLSDVVVLFRYFEHHGEVLTAVTAVKSRANAHERSIRQFRLGVRGVEVGEALRDFEGVLSGLPSYRGSTALLGATERVIETVRQ
- a CDS encoding LysR family transcriptional regulator, encoding MELRHLRYFLTVAEEGQFTRAAERLSMQQPPLSQQIRALEEEIGFELFIRMPRGVTLTPAGHAFADDAQRLLQNLQASVDKASRIARGELGTISIGLTSSAAFHPFTTETIREFRAVYPEVSVELAELNAAEIIERLAAGQIQAAFLRKPVDVREGVAFELLLDEPMVVVLPVGHPLLKGRGKDGRKPPQVSLKALAHEDFILVRRPGAPGMYADILAACRQAGFVPRVAREVPRMVSGINLVATGMGVTLVPASMQRYDQLGTVYCTLTNPSGLSAPLHLAYPEALHNSAATRFIQLVQERVRN
- a CDS encoding porin is translated as MKKQYAAAALAMVSCAGAHAQSSVTLYGVIDTNLEFLNHAGADGGSLVRQNSGGLSNSRFGFRGDEDLGGGNRAFFILEGGFNGNDGTNASAGVLFNRTAAVGLANAYGAVSAGLQYTAMYDTLIKYDPMVFGQQYTWMPSTGLSDSFSFKARVNNSVKYVGHFGGLTATGVYSFGGSADSFQSSAAYGGALDYNIGSFAAALAYDYRNGAINSSNLWTKSRNWSASAREQIGDATLMGGYEHYLYNPTKGKSVSSALWFGGVRYLVKPELRVTLAAYYQSNKADNVSNALMGVLGADYILSKRTDVYATVAYAAATRYADGQYTPVGVTSDTAFGPDQTGVTLGIRHRF
- a CDS encoding MFS transporter: MVRRAIFASVLGNGLEWFDFLIYGYFAKIIAQVFFPGGNGFVSIMLTLATFAVGFIVRPIGGILLGIYADRAGRRKALSLLIISMAASTLLMGLTPGYAHIGIAAPLLVVLARLLQGLSVGGQFATASAMLVEYAPPHKKMFYGSFNMSAQAFALLLSSGVGYLLTTQLTHEQLVSWGWRLPFLFGALAGPFGFYIRHRVAESPEFERLRDSKDKPPRVTVRQFFRDNGDAAICAMGVIIVGAATNYVWHSYLSVYVERQLHLPLSTALLGAFVSGVLNLFLFPLSGKLADRYGAYRLFYPIVIAWMVCVYPLYQFVVTNPTPGHLFIAQLVATVFLAAMSGSHPGMLATLFPVRSRSAGVALSYNIAVTLFGGMAPLTITGLTRVTGSSLTPAFYLIFAGFVSLAMVYFTRSGREPRGTAARPAAH